A portion of the Segatella copri DSM 18205 genome contains these proteins:
- a CDS encoding DUF2795 domain-containing protein, which yields MYWTLELASKLEDAPWPATKEELIDYATRSGAPLEVLENLQEIEDEGDVYESIEDIWPDYPSKDDFLWNDDEY from the coding sequence ATGTATTGGACACTTGAATTGGCTTCAAAGCTTGAAGATGCACCATGGCCTGCAACAAAAGAAGAGTTGATTGACTATGCAACTCGCTCTGGTGCGCCTCTAGAAGTTCTAGAGAATTTGCAGGAGATAGAAGACGAAGGCGATGTTTACGAAAGCATCGAAGACATCTGGCCTGATTATCCTTCAAAGGATGACTTCTTGTGGAATGATGACGAGTATTAA
- a CDS encoding PorP/SprF family type IX secretion system membrane protein, whose protein sequence is MCKKFRYLIVLKRFIFIWILLVGVLEMRAQYDPSFSHYFDMEPSFNPAAVGKQSKLNVAAAYALDMAGFEHNPRTFQVAADMPFFLLNHRHGVGLSLLNDQIGLFTHQRLALQYALQNKLLGGTLSVGVQGGMLSEKFDGSKVDLGESGDPAFSTSDVNGSGMDLSLGLYYQHKAWYVGLSAQHLTSPTINLGETNELKIDATYYLTGGYNIRLRNPFLTIKPSVLVTTDGTTWRGDLTGRLVYQYEKRMLYGGVTYSPDRSVTVLVGGSFHGVVLGYSYEAYTSKLSAGNGSHELFVGYQTDINLTKKGRNRHQSVRIL, encoded by the coding sequence ATGTGTAAGAAATTCCGTTATCTTATTGTGTTGAAAAGATTTATCTTTATATGGATTCTGCTAGTGGGGGTGCTCGAAATGAGGGCACAGTATGATCCTTCCTTCAGTCATTATTTTGACATGGAACCATCATTCAATCCTGCTGCTGTGGGTAAGCAGTCGAAACTTAATGTTGCGGCGGCCTACGCACTTGATATGGCTGGATTCGAACATAACCCCCGTACCTTTCAGGTGGCGGCTGACATGCCTTTCTTCTTGCTCAATCACCGGCATGGAGTAGGCTTGTCGCTACTGAATGACCAGATTGGTCTTTTTACTCATCAGCGACTGGCTTTACAGTATGCTTTGCAGAATAAACTCCTGGGTGGAACGCTGAGCGTGGGTGTGCAAGGAGGCATGCTGAGTGAGAAGTTTGATGGAAGCAAGGTGGATTTGGGAGAAAGTGGTGACCCTGCCTTTTCTACTTCAGACGTAAATGGAAGCGGAATGGATTTGAGTCTGGGTCTGTATTATCAGCATAAGGCCTGGTATGTAGGACTTTCTGCCCAGCATCTTACATCGCCTACGATAAATCTAGGTGAGACCAACGAATTGAAAATAGATGCCACATATTATTTGACAGGTGGATACAATATTCGACTGAGAAATCCGTTCTTAACAATAAAGCCGTCTGTTCTTGTTACAACAGATGGTACCACATGGCGAGGCGACCTGACAGGAAGATTGGTTTACCAATATGAAAAACGGATGTTGTATGGTGGAGTAACCTATAGTCCGGACAGATCGGTAACCGTGCTGGTAGGCGGTAGTTTCCATGGGGTAGTGCTTGGTTACAGTTACGAGGCATACACCTCTAAACTCAGTGCCGGAAATGGCAGTCATGAACTCTTTGTAGGGTATCAGACCGATATCAACCTGACCAAGAAAGGCAGAAACCGTCATCAGAGCGTCAGAATATTATAA
- a CDS encoding SUMF1/EgtB/PvdO family nonheme iron enzyme gives MKKSILLLSAFAILLTLSGCFGAKQASVAGRGGEVVGVSGRSFVEPAPYGMVKINRGFLKMGLETQDSLWGIKTPRKDVSVDGFWMDDTEITNSEYKQFVAYVRDSILRTRLADPAYGGDETYMITEDKNGNPVTPHVNWKKALPKKPNEDEQRAFESLYETNPVTGEKLIDWRQLNYKYEIYDYTAAAQRKFRLNPQERTFNTDVKINPDEVVMISKDTAYYDDEGRVVRETINRPLSGPWDFLNTYIVNVYPDTTCWVNDFRNAENETYLRSYFSNPAYNDYPVVGVTWEQANAFCAWRTDYLLKGLGPEARYVQRYRLPTEAEWEYAARGKNQNEFPWDNADVKNGDGCFYANFKPDRGNYTKDGNLITSKVAIYSPNSNGLFDMAGNVAEWTSTVYTEAGVDAMSDFNPTLQYNAAIEDPYRLKKKSVRGGSWKDPESFIRSAWRTFEYQNQPRSYIGFRCVRSLATTASGKQKPLKNKNRR, from the coding sequence ATGAAGAAAAGTATATTGCTCCTTAGTGCATTCGCTATATTGCTCACCTTGAGCGGCTGCTTCGGTGCCAAGCAAGCTTCTGTTGCAGGCAGAGGTGGCGAGGTGGTTGGCGTGAGCGGTAGAAGCTTTGTAGAGCCAGCCCCTTATGGTATGGTAAAGATAAACCGTGGCTTCCTGAAAATGGGATTGGAGACCCAAGATTCACTCTGGGGAATAAAAACACCACGCAAGGATGTGTCGGTGGATGGATTCTGGATGGATGATACCGAAATCACCAATTCTGAATATAAGCAGTTTGTGGCTTATGTGCGCGATTCTATTCTTCGTACCCGTCTGGCTGATCCTGCTTATGGAGGCGACGAGACTTACATGATTACTGAAGATAAGAATGGCAATCCGGTTACGCCTCATGTAAACTGGAAGAAAGCACTTCCTAAGAAACCTAATGAGGATGAGCAGAGAGCTTTTGAAAGTTTGTATGAAACCAATCCGGTTACAGGAGAAAAACTCATCGACTGGCGCCAGCTCAACTATAAATACGAAATCTATGATTATACAGCTGCGGCTCAGCGTAAGTTCCGTCTGAATCCCCAGGAACGTACCTTCAACACCGATGTGAAGATAAATCCGGACGAGGTGGTGATGATTTCGAAAGATACCGCTTATTACGATGATGAGGGTAGAGTGGTGCGTGAGACTATCAACCGTCCGCTTTCAGGACCTTGGGATTTCCTGAATACCTATATCGTGAATGTTTATCCTGACACTACCTGTTGGGTAAACGACTTCAGAAATGCAGAGAATGAAACCTATCTGAGAAGTTATTTCAGCAATCCTGCGTATAATGACTATCCGGTAGTCGGTGTTACCTGGGAACAGGCAAATGCCTTCTGCGCCTGGAGAACAGACTATCTGTTGAAGGGCTTAGGTCCTGAAGCAAGATATGTGCAGCGTTACCGTCTGCCAACCGAGGCAGAATGGGAATATGCTGCAAGAGGCAAGAACCAGAATGAATTTCCTTGGGACAATGCGGATGTGAAGAATGGGGATGGCTGTTTTTATGCCAATTTCAAACCAGACAGGGGCAACTATACCAAAGACGGCAACCTGATAACCAGCAAGGTGGCTATCTATTCGCCAAATTCTAATGGTCTTTTCGATATGGCTGGTAATGTGGCAGAGTGGACAAGTACCGTTTATACAGAGGCGGGTGTTGACGCTATGAGCGATTTTAACCCAACTTTACAGTATAATGCTGCCATAGAAGATCCTTACCGTTTGAAGAAGAAGAGTGTAAGAGGTGGTTCCTGGAAAGACCCTGAGTCGTTTATCCGTTCGGCATGGCGCACTTTCGAGTACCAGAATCAGCCTCGCTCATACATCGGATTCCGTTGCGTGAGAAGTCTTGCTACTACGGCAAGCGGAAAACAGAAACCATTGAAGAATAAGAATAGGAGATAA
- the gldL gene encoding gliding motility protein GldL — MSYYSKFNIVYRLQKWMDSVPGQTFLNYAYSWGASIVIAGTLFKLTHLPGANLMLFLGMGTEILVFFLSAFDRPFDKTAEGRDLPTHATEEYLEGKVSAEEMMTAKNRSETIQPQVASPVSPVMTAAPELTPLNPEVVEVQNSYVEQLKSLVETLSKVNEQSSRLTRDSEEMENLNRTLTGISRVYEMQLKSASQQIGTIDQINEQTKMMAKQIEQLNKIYTRMIDAMTINMRVAAPHVTSEE, encoded by the coding sequence ATGAGCTATTATAGCAAATTCAATATCGTATACCGCTTGCAGAAGTGGATGGATAGTGTGCCGGGTCAGACATTCCTTAACTATGCTTACAGCTGGGGTGCCTCTATCGTAATCGCTGGTACCCTCTTTAAGTTGACCCATCTTCCTGGTGCCAATCTCATGCTTTTCTTAGGTATGGGAACCGAGATTCTCGTGTTCTTCCTTTCTGCTTTCGACCGTCCTTTCGACAAGACTGCCGAAGGTAGAGACTTGCCTACCCATGCTACAGAGGAGTATTTGGAAGGAAAGGTGTCGGCTGAAGAAATGATGACTGCCAAGAATCGTTCTGAAACCATTCAACCTCAGGTTGCTTCTCCTGTCTCTCCTGTAATGACTGCTGCGCCAGAACTGACTCCACTTAATCCTGAGGTGGTGGAAGTTCAGAACAGCTACGTAGAACAGTTGAAGAGCCTGGTTGAAACCTTGAGTAAGGTAAACGAACAGAGTAGCCGACTGACTCGTGACAGCGAGGAGATGGAGAATCTGAACCGTACCTTGACAGGTATCAGCAGGGTATACGAGATGCAGCTGAAAAGTGCCAGCCAGCAGATTGGTACCATTGACCAGATCAATGAGCAGACCAAGATGATGGCAAAGCAGATAGAACAGTTGAACAAAATTTATACCCGTATGATTGATGCCATGACCATCAATATGCGTGTGGCGGCTCCTCATGTAACAAGTGAAGAGTAA
- the gldN gene encoding gliding motility protein GldN: MKKILFIFMLLGMVQSIMAQPAARRKQAQQKAQQSNADNITLRAKLYFPTAIPMDEDVVWRRDIYRELNLTDDANAALYYPVEPTDGKMNLFTYIFKLMFTGRVPVYQYRMDGNEDFSAANRLTPKAFVDNYHIYYEKTDNGKVHIDDSDIPSAEVKAYYVKETSYYDQKTASFHTKVLALCPIMTRNDDFGDVGNKYPLFWVKYDDLAPFLAKQQLMTSNVNNAAVMSAEDYFTKNLYQGKIYKTNNMQGNTLAQYCPSDTAMAKEQKRIEAELAAFEKNIWGNQARKDSLDSIAKAEKNMDAKTLKKSRNRRSGSASKPAKTSTVKKRRSGGSNVSSGGSARVTVRRERH, translated from the coding sequence ATGAAAAAGATATTATTCATATTCATGCTTTTGGGAATGGTGCAGAGCATCATGGCACAGCCAGCGGCTCGCAGAAAGCAGGCTCAGCAAAAGGCACAACAGTCGAATGCTGACAATATTACCTTGCGTGCCAAACTTTATTTCCCTACAGCCATCCCGATGGATGAGGACGTGGTTTGGAGAAGAGACATCTATCGTGAACTCAATCTCACAGATGATGCCAATGCTGCCTTGTATTATCCTGTAGAGCCAACAGATGGTAAGATGAATCTCTTTACCTATATCTTTAAACTGATGTTTACGGGTAGAGTGCCTGTTTATCAGTATCGTATGGATGGTAATGAAGATTTTTCTGCCGCCAACCGTCTTACTCCGAAAGCATTCGTAGATAATTATCATATCTACTACGAGAAGACTGATAATGGAAAGGTGCATATTGATGACAGCGATATTCCATCAGCAGAAGTGAAGGCGTACTATGTGAAGGAGACTTCTTATTATGACCAGAAAACAGCTTCTTTCCATACCAAGGTATTGGCTTTGTGCCCTATCATGACCCGTAATGATGACTTTGGAGATGTAGGAAACAAGTATCCGCTCTTCTGGGTGAAGTATGATGATCTGGCTCCTTTCCTGGCTAAGCAGCAGCTGATGACCAGTAATGTGAACAATGCTGCTGTGATGAGTGCAGAAGATTATTTTACCAAGAATCTGTATCAGGGTAAAATCTACAAGACCAATAATATGCAGGGCAATACCCTGGCACAATACTGTCCTTCGGATACAGCTATGGCGAAGGAACAGAAACGCATAGAAGCTGAGTTGGCTGCCTTTGAGAAGAATATCTGGGGTAATCAGGCTCGGAAGGATTCTCTTGACAGTATTGCCAAGGCAGAAAAGAATATGGATGCCAAGACTCTGAAGAAAAGCCGTAACAGAAGAAGTGGTTCTGCATCTAAACCAGCTAAGACTTCTACTGTTAAAAAACGCAGATCAGGAGGAAGCAATGTTTCTTCTGGTGGCTCAGCTAGGGTAACGGTTCGTAGAGAGCGTCATTAG
- a CDS encoding porin family protein: MKKVLSVLMVVAAMMFATNANAQIKFGLKGGLDVTNMSLSNDVFDASNKTGFFVGPMVKVTIPIVGLSFDAAALYDQKEAKVSVKDAETTMTQKSLNIPVNVRYGFGLSSLANVFVFAGPQWGINVGDKNFKWNDNSSYSLKKSNFSVNVGLGVTLLSHLQLSANYNIACGKTADATWKDVSSNVIEKGNSKNNCWQIALGYWF, translated from the coding sequence ATGAAGAAAGTTTTATCAGTATTAATGGTTGTAGCAGCCATGATGTTTGCTACAAATGCTAATGCCCAGATTAAGTTTGGTTTGAAGGGCGGTTTGGATGTTACTAACATGTCTTTGAGTAACGATGTATTCGATGCATCTAACAAGACAGGTTTCTTTGTTGGTCCAATGGTAAAGGTTACTATCCCTATTGTTGGCTTGAGTTTTGATGCTGCTGCCTTGTACGATCAGAAGGAAGCTAAGGTGTCTGTAAAGGATGCAGAGACAACGATGACTCAGAAATCTCTTAATATTCCTGTAAACGTACGTTATGGCTTCGGCTTGAGCAGCTTGGCTAATGTTTTCGTCTTCGCTGGTCCACAGTGGGGTATCAATGTTGGTGACAAGAACTTCAAGTGGAATGATAATAGTTCTTATTCTTTGAAGAAATCTAACTTCAGCGTAAACGTAGGTTTGGGTGTTACCCTGCTGAGCCATCTCCAGCTCTCTGCAAACTATAACATCGCTTGCGGTAAGACTGCTGATGCAACCTGGAAGGATGTAAGCAGCAATGTTATTGAGAAGGGTAACAGTAAGAATAACTGTTGGCAGATTGCTTTGGGTTATTGGTTCTAA
- the priA gene encoding replication restart helicase PriA, which produces MKYVDVILPLPLDGTFTYSVPDGMEGKVVPGVRLLVPLGKSKKYIAMATRLHDDKPAFSCKPVEAVLDNTPSLLPQQMRLWQWIGYYYMAPLGDVYNAAMPGGLKSTEKFKPKMELYVELASTYRSEQALHVALNLVQRALKQAKTLTTFLSLSHWDSLDGDTPREGIKKVTKEELMNESHCTAAVVKALIDRGILFTYELEIGRLNTNGESHLDLIKPLSLAQQDAYNGILMQMMKKDVVLLHGVTSSGKTEIYIHLIRKAIEEHKQVLYLLPEIALTVQIMERLHRVFGDRLGIYHSKYSDAERVEIWQKQLSDHPYDVILGARSAVFLPFKNLGLIIIDEEHETSFKQQDPAPRYHARSAAIVLAKMYGAKTLLGTATPSMESYYNAQQGKYGLVELKTRYKGIQLPEIQVVDVKDLRRRKMMSGPFSPQLLAAVREALKNGQQAILFQNRRGFAPMVECKVCGWVPKCKNCDVSLTLHKSINLLTCHYCGYTYPVPTECPNCGSTEIMGRGFGTEKIEDQIAEIFPEAKIARMDLDTTRTRNAYERLIADFSEGRTNLLIGTQMVSKGLDFDKVSVVGILNADSMLNYPDFRAYEHAFMMMAQVSGRAGRKGKRGLVILQTKNPNLPVIGQVVHNDYEGLYQGILEERRTFHYPPFFHLINVYVKHKYDKVCEQASHELSKTLRSWFGERVLGPDKPAVARVKTMNIRKIVIKLENGIDQQKVREYLKFAQQQMGKDPRYGALQIYYDVDPL; this is translated from the coding sequence ATGAAATATGTAGATGTGATATTACCCCTTCCGCTCGACGGAACCTTTACTTATTCTGTCCCTGATGGGATGGAAGGGAAAGTTGTGCCTGGGGTACGCTTGCTGGTTCCTCTTGGTAAAAGTAAGAAATATATCGCAATGGCTACCCGGCTGCATGATGATAAGCCTGCATTCTCCTGCAAACCAGTCGAGGCGGTACTTGACAATACGCCTTCGCTGTTGCCTCAGCAGATGAGATTGTGGCAATGGATTGGCTATTATTATATGGCTCCGTTAGGCGATGTCTATAATGCTGCTATGCCCGGTGGACTGAAGTCTACAGAAAAATTCAAGCCCAAGATGGAACTCTATGTGGAACTTGCCAGTACGTACCGTAGTGAGCAGGCACTTCATGTAGCGCTCAACCTGGTGCAGAGAGCCTTGAAGCAAGCCAAAACTTTAACCACCTTTCTGAGTCTCTCGCATTGGGACAGTCTTGATGGCGATACGCCTAGGGAAGGCATAAAAAAAGTGACCAAGGAAGAACTGATGAACGAGAGCCATTGTACGGCTGCTGTTGTCAAGGCGCTTATCGACAGGGGAATTCTCTTTACTTATGAATTGGAAATAGGACGATTGAATACGAATGGAGAATCTCATCTTGACTTGATTAAACCTCTCTCCTTGGCTCAGCAAGATGCCTATAATGGTATCCTGATGCAAATGATGAAAAAGGATGTTGTATTGCTTCATGGTGTGACATCCAGCGGAAAGACGGAAATCTACATTCATCTTATCAGAAAAGCCATAGAGGAGCATAAGCAGGTGCTCTATCTTCTGCCGGAAATCGCTCTGACCGTACAAATCATGGAACGCCTTCATAGAGTTTTCGGTGACCGGCTGGGCATCTATCATTCTAAATATAGTGATGCTGAGCGTGTAGAAATCTGGCAGAAACAACTCTCTGATCATCCCTATGATGTAATCCTGGGTGCAAGAAGTGCAGTCTTCCTGCCTTTTAAGAATTTGGGACTTATCATCATAGACGAAGAGCACGAGACTTCCTTTAAACAACAGGATCCCGCTCCGCGCTATCATGCCAGAAGTGCTGCCATTGTGCTTGCCAAGATGTATGGGGCTAAGACTTTATTGGGTACGGCTACGCCTTCGATGGAGAGTTATTATAATGCGCAGCAAGGTAAGTATGGACTGGTAGAACTGAAAACAAGATACAAAGGTATTCAGTTGCCGGAAATTCAGGTGGTAGATGTAAAAGACTTGCGCCGCCGTAAGATGATGAGCGGTCCTTTCTCTCCACAGCTTTTGGCTGCAGTAAGAGAGGCTTTGAAGAATGGGCAACAGGCAATCCTCTTTCAGAATCGTCGTGGTTTTGCGCCGATGGTTGAATGTAAGGTATGTGGTTGGGTGCCGAAATGTAAAAACTGTGATGTCTCGCTTACGTTACACAAAAGCATTAACTTGCTGACTTGCCATTATTGTGGTTACACTTATCCGGTTCCTACGGAATGTCCTAACTGTGGCAGTACGGAAATCATGGGACGTGGTTTTGGTACCGAGAAGATAGAAGACCAGATAGCGGAAATCTTTCCGGAAGCCAAGATTGCCAGAATGGATTTGGATACAACACGTACACGAAATGCCTACGAACGTCTTATCGCAGACTTCTCTGAAGGCAGAACGAATCTTCTCATAGGCACGCAAATGGTTTCTAAGGGTCTCGATTTCGATAAGGTGAGTGTAGTAGGCATCCTGAATGCTGATTCTATGCTCAACTATCCCGATTTCCGCGCCTACGAGCATGCTTTCATGATGATGGCACAGGTGAGTGGTAGAGCTGGAAGAAAAGGTAAGCGTGGCTTGGTGATTCTACAGACCAAGAATCCTAACTTGCCTGTCATCGGACAGGTGGTGCATAATGATTATGAAGGTTTGTATCAGGGTATTCTGGAGGAGAGAAGAACTTTTCATTATCCACCTTTCTTCCACCTGATTAATGTGTATGTAAAACATAAATATGATAAGGTATGCGAACAGGCTAGCCATGAGCTCAGCAAAACGCTGAGAAGCTGGTTTGGCGAGCGTGTGTTGGGACCCGATAAACCTGCTGTGGCAAGGGTTAAGACGATGAACATCCGAAAGATTGTTATCAAACTGGAAAATGGTATTGATCAGCAGAAGGTGAGAGAATATCTGAAGTTTGCCCAGCAACAGATGGGAAAGGATCCGAGATATGGAGCTCTGCAGATTTATTATGATGTAGACCCATTGTAG
- a CDS encoding OmpP1/FadL family transporter, protein MKKLKLVSLAIAMACATPSFAGGLLTNTNQHVAFNRMMSREASIGIDGVYYNPAGVVFMDEGHHLAINWQLAYQTRSIENDYALFTHNVNNSITPRTFKGEAFAPVIPSFQYAYNKGRWSLQASFALTGGGGKCTFDNGLGSFEKIVAETAMAACGLARTVDNVLGNTLGQPGMQMFTTDQAFGQRGEYSYNSYMHGRQYYYGLSVGAAYKFSDNFSAFAGVRGVYASTNYYGYVENIKVGNMPLYKVLDPNKENAANIELSCDQSGIGFTPIIGVDFKTGKWNFSAKYEFKTRIRLKNKAVNQAPSISALPDNLSRQMVGTLTQVFTNKGMTPENAQAVAANTTQAVLTNDDVVKTMAGLKTEFDAKLEKAIGEYEDGKKIAGDMPAYLALGVGYSPVDAVRVNVGFHWFDDKHATSYNNRQEKLKRGTLEYNAGVEVDVNKKITLSTGWQNTNYGLSDEYMDDKSFVVSSNSVAVGGVYHINKKMDLNVAYFHTFYQHKKTSEKVQLSAEKSINYSSDYTRNNNVFAVGLDINF, encoded by the coding sequence ATGAAGAAACTAAAATTAGTTAGTTTAGCCATTGCGATGGCTTGTGCAACCCCATCTTTTGCAGGCGGTTTGCTCACCAACACCAATCAACATGTAGCATTCAACAGAATGATGAGCCGTGAGGCTTCAATTGGTATCGACGGCGTTTATTACAATCCAGCCGGAGTTGTATTCATGGATGAAGGTCACCATCTCGCCATCAACTGGCAGTTGGCTTACCAGACACGTAGCATAGAAAATGATTATGCTCTGTTCACACACAATGTGAACAATTCGATTACTCCTCGTACATTCAAGGGTGAGGCTTTTGCGCCTGTCATCCCTTCATTCCAGTATGCTTATAATAAAGGTAGATGGTCACTTCAGGCTAGCTTCGCCCTCACAGGTGGCGGCGGCAAGTGTACCTTCGATAATGGTCTGGGCTCTTTCGAAAAGATCGTAGCTGAGACAGCAATGGCTGCTTGCGGTTTGGCAAGAACTGTTGACAACGTATTGGGCAATACACTTGGACAGCCAGGAATGCAAATGTTTACAACCGACCAAGCTTTCGGTCAGAGAGGCGAATATAGTTACAATAGCTATATGCATGGACGTCAGTACTATTACGGTCTCTCTGTAGGTGCTGCATACAAATTCAGCGACAATTTCAGCGCATTTGCAGGCGTACGTGGTGTCTATGCATCAACAAACTACTATGGATATGTTGAAAACATCAAGGTAGGCAACATGCCTCTGTACAAGGTTCTCGACCCTAACAAGGAAAATGCAGCCAACATTGAATTGAGCTGTGACCAGAGCGGCATCGGCTTTACTCCTATCATCGGTGTAGACTTCAAGACAGGCAAGTGGAACTTCTCTGCAAAATATGAGTTCAAGACTCGCATACGTTTGAAGAACAAGGCTGTAAATCAGGCTCCTAGTATCAGTGCTCTCCCAGACAACTTGTCCAGACAGATGGTTGGAACATTGACTCAGGTGTTCACAAATAAGGGTATGACTCCAGAGAATGCTCAAGCTGTAGCAGCAAATACTACTCAAGCTGTTTTGACTAACGATGATGTAGTAAAGACAATGGCTGGCTTGAAGACCGAGTTCGACGCCAAGCTCGAAAAGGCTATCGGCGAATACGAAGATGGCAAGAAGATTGCTGGTGATATGCCTGCTTATCTGGCACTCGGTGTTGGCTATAGCCCTGTCGATGCAGTTAGAGTAAACGTAGGTTTCCATTGGTTCGATGACAAGCACGCTACATCTTACAACAACCGACAGGAAAAGTTGAAGCGCGGTACCTTGGAGTACAACGCAGGTGTTGAAGTGGATGTCAACAAGAAGATTACCTTGAGTACAGGTTGGCAGAATACCAACTATGGCTTAAGCGATGAATACATGGACGACAAATCATTCGTTGTCAGTTCAAACTCTGTAGCAGTCGGTGGTGTTTATCACATCAATAAGAAGATGGATTTGAACGTGGCTTACTTCCACACCTTCTATCAGCACAAGAAGACCTCTGAGAAGGTTCAGCTTTCTGCTGAAAAGAGCATCAACTACAGTTCAGACTACACACGTAACAACAACGTTTTCGCAGTAGGTCTTGACATCAACTTCTAA